The nucleotide window ATTGCCGGCCGATTGATGGCATTCGCATCTTTAATGACGATCAGGCCGATTGTGTCGGTGGGCAGCTATGCCCCGCATGTCGCATGGCCCTGGGGGGTGATCGAATTCGCGTGCCGGGCGCTGCCACAGGCCTCTGGCTCCACTCGCGTCAACATCAAGTTGCCGCACGCCACCGCCCAGTTGGTACATGCGCCCGGGGTAACACCTGCGAGCGGCAATCGCAGGGTGGTGCTCTACATGCACGGTGGTGCATTTCTGATGGGCGGAGCTAATTCACACAAACACCTGGTCAACACGCTCTCAAGACACGCCGACGCGCCCGTCCTGATAGTCAACTATCGACTACTCCCCAAACACTCGATCGCCATGGCGGTTGACGATTGTCACGATGCCTACCGGTGGTTACGGGCGCACGGGTTCAATCCGGACCAGATCGTTCTGGCCGGTGATTCTGCGGGTGGCTATCTGGCCCTCACTCTCGCGCAGCGACTGCAGCGGCAAAACGAGAGACCAGCGGCACTCGTGGCCATCTCGCCGTTGCTGCAGCTAGCCAGCAGGCCCAAACTGTGGCATCTCAACAACGGGGTGGACACGATGTTTTCGGCACGTGCGTTTGATGCTCTGCGCGAGGTCGCGGCCGGTGCCGCCGCCAACCACAGCGTCGACGGTGAGCCTGAAGAACTCTACGAGCCCTTGGCGCATATCGAAGCTGGTTTACCCCCCACCCTGATTCACGTCTCGGGCGCCGAAGCTCTGCTGCATGATGCTCGACTGGCCGCGCGCAAGCTGGCGCAGGTTGGCGTCCCCGTCGAGCTGCGGATCTGGCCCGGCCAGATTCATGATTTCCAGGTTGCCGCGCCGATGGTGCCCGAAGCCGCGCGTTCGTTGCGGCAGATCGCGGAATACATTCGACGGGCCACGCCGGGGCGCGGCACAGAAACGGTCGCGGCCGCAGAATCTTGTCGCTAGACCAATCGCGAGGCCGACCGAGCGTGCCGGCCGAGTCTGCTTTCGCGCCTCAGGTGTCCGCCCAAGCTGCCAACCCCACGACGGCAGCCAGCGCCTGGTCACTGCTGAGCATGAGCCTCAGCCAAAGGTTGCTTCCCGATTGGCGGTCGTTCGGGCGTTCGCCAGCATGCTGAGCCGGATCGCTAGCCAGAGGGTGAATTGGTTTTCTGGTTCGCGGATGTCGAGATCGATGGTGCGCGAGATGCGGTCGAGTTTGGCCAGCATCGTGTTGCGATGGACGCTGAGCGCACGGGCGGCCAGGCAGACATTGCCGCCGTGGGTGAGGTAGCTGGTCACGGTTTCCAGCAGATTGGGCCCGGTTCGCAACGGCTCGACGAACTGCTCGATTAGCTGTTGCCCGTGTTCAGTGTCGGTGAGTTCGGCCAGCACGGTGAAGCTGCGCAGGTCTCGGTAGGAGCTAACGCCACTACGCCCGAGCTGACGAGCCAGGCCCAGGGTGATGCGGGCTTGGCTGTAGCTGTTGCGAATTTCGCGGGCGCCGTGCGCTACTCGCCCGTAGGTGACGGCCACCGGGGCTCCGCATCGTTGCTCGAGTGCCTGGCACATGGCCTGCGCGAAGTCGTCCATCTCTGGTGACAGGTCCACGTCGTCGGCTTGGCTCAGAGTGCGCAGCACGACAATGACGTCGCCGATGACGGTCGCGTCGGCGCGCGATGACGGCTGTGCGCAGATGTTCGCGGCGTGGCGCGCCAGTCGTAGCATGCCGGTCGCCGGATTGTCTGTCGGCTCCGGCAATACGCCGTGGGCAACGAACACGCCAAACGACGAATTGATATCAATCTCGTGGTGGTCGGCGCGGGCCTGTAGGTCGTGGTCGCTGGAGAACCGGCCGTGCAACAGTGCCTCGATGAAGTCACCGCGTGCGCGTTCCTCGGCCTCGTCCACGCTTTGCAAGCGCAGCATCTCTGATCCGATGATTGCGGTGGCCTGCTCGGCGAGGACTCGGTGTGAGGCCAGGTCGCGCGCATCCAGGATGGAGAACGGGACCAGGATCGCCAACCAACCGTGGGAGGTCTTGCCCAGGTTGATCTGACTAGCAATGCATGTCCAGGTACTGCCGTCCGGACCGGCCACCCGATCCACCCTGGTGTGCTGCATGGCTGCCCGCTGTGAGGCGGGCACGCCGGCCGCCAACGCCTGGGGAACCGACTTTGACAGCGCCTCGAGGGTGCGGCCGCCCAGCCCGCAATGGGCAGCGACTTGTCCCCGGGCGTTTAGCGCCATCGCCGGATTGCGGGCGAGGTGGCAGACCTCGCGGGTGAGCATCTGCAACCCGGCACCCCGGTGGAACAGCTCCGCCAAGGAGGCTCGCACCCGCATCGCGTAGCGCATCATCTGCAGTTCGTGGTTCAGGGTGCGCTCCGCCAGCAGCCGATTGAGGGCTCCGAAGCCGACGCGCGAGGACATCTCGATAACTACCAGCTCGTCAGAGAATTGGTGGTGCATAAACTCTTCCGGTGCCGGGCCGTCCACCACCAGGGCGGTCGCTCCTCGAATGGTCAGCGTATCTAACGCGGCACCGTTGGCAAGTAAGGCTTCCGGACGTGCATATAGGGCAACGCCATCAAGCGAGTCTGCCCTGCTGGCCACCTCTGCCAGGGGCAGCAGCCAGGTCAATTCCAGGTCTAGCCGATCGGTGCCGGCTATTACGCGGGCGCCGCGCATCAGTGGTTCGTCAAGAAGGTCGCGAATCTTCAATCCCTGGATGTCGGTTGAAGACTCGGGATAGTGGGTGAGCGGGGCGGCCATGATCTATCCTCCTGGGTGCTACCGGCTGCGTTACTGGCGACTGGCAACCGGGTAAAGCCTGAATGCTGAGCAAAGACTCGATCTGTAAGCGTGATTGGCTCACGGACTTTGCCGGCGGGACACTCCGCAAGCGTTGAAAGGCCTTTACGCCGCCCCATGCTTTCCCCAGCGAGATGAGTGATCGTCACTTCTTGACCCTCACCAGGAGGCCTCTCACTGCGGAGTGTGGAAATTCCTCTTATTTAGTTTTTCTATTATTGATCCAAGTGACCTCCAGATATTTTCCTCGGCCGTTCGAGCGCGATGGCTATTTAGGTGTCTTCAGAGAGACTTCTCGGCCGCTCTGTCGAGCACTGCCGATCTGTCTAGCTTCAAGAAGCCGAACTTCGCATCCGCTTCGGTCCGAACCTCTTCGTCTGTCCAGCGGAACCAATTTCCTTGGCGCCGCTAGGGTCTGGTGCGCCTCTGTGCGCCCCAAAGCTCTGGCCATCCCCGGCGTCGTAGCGATCCGACCATCTTCTGCTCCGAGCTGTGTCGTCGGCCAAGTTAATGCGTATCGGTCTCGTCAGCTGTCGAGGTAATGTCGGCACCTGAATTTGGTTACCATTTGCATTTATAGAATTACACTTGTCGACTGAGAAGACCGGCATGGAGACCCCGCGACCGGTGTTTACACAGCCCGCGCATTTTCCGCCAAAATAATTGTTAGAGGGACGCTACGAGTGACTACGTTGTGCTACAAGTATGCGACAGTTACTAAACTGCTGTGAGTCTGCTGGCAACTTGCTGGGACGCCTATTCGGCGGCCCGCTGCAAGTTCGAACGGCCTCGCTATCGGCGCCGGCCTTCGTGCGGTGGTCAACATATGTCCTGGTCCCAGGCCGATCACTGGTGATCACGACGCTCCTTCCGTAGTTGACGTTTGTCACTATAGAGCATTGGTGACAATTGTCAATATTCAAGGGTTGTGTGATATGGGATCGACCCGCGGTAGGTCTTGCCCAGCAGCGGCCCCCGGGATCGCCGGGGGTGCGGCGCGCGAACGGGATTGGTGATTGCTCACGCTCAGCGTGAGAACATCAGCGCCCGCTTGACCTCCTGGATCGCCTTGGTCACTTCGATGCCGCGCGGGCAGGATTCGGTGCAGTTGAAGGTGGTTCGGCAGCGCCACACACCGTCGACCTCGTTGAGGATGTCGAGCCGCTCGGCGGCGGCCTCGTCGCGGCTGTCGAAGATGAAGCGATGTGCGTTGACGATCGCCGCCGGGCCGAAGTAGCTGCCCTCGCTCCAGAACACCGGGCAGCTGGTGGTGCAGCACGCGCAGAGGATGCACTTGGTGGTGTCGTCGTAGCGGGCGCGGTCGGTGGGGCTTTGGATCCGCTCCCGAGTAGGCGGGTTACCGCTGGT belongs to Mycobacterium basiliense and includes:
- a CDS encoding alpha/beta hydrolase, whose amino-acid sequence is MTALSLVSEPPGTTSDEIEIASTFRRYADGFALNNRTPAKFVERGPSIAGRLMAFASLMTIRPIVSVGSYAPHVAWPWGVIEFACRALPQASGSTRVNIKLPHATAQLVHAPGVTPASGNRRVVLYMHGGAFLMGGANSHKHLVNTLSRHADAPVLIVNYRLLPKHSIAMAVDDCHDAYRWLRAHGFNPDQIVLAGDSAGGYLALTLAQRLQRQNERPAALVAISPLLQLASRPKLWHLNNGVDTMFSARAFDALREVAAGAAANHSVDGEPEELYEPLAHIEAGLPPTLIHVSGAEALLHDARLAARKLAQVGVPVELRIWPGQIHDFQVAAPMVPEAARSLRQIAEYIRRATPGRGTETVAAAESCR
- a CDS encoding helix-turn-helix domain-containing protein, whose protein sequence is MAAPLTHYPESSTDIQGLKIRDLLDEPLMRGARVIAGTDRLDLELTWLLPLAEVASRADSLDGVALYARPEALLANGAALDTLTIRGATALVVDGPAPEEFMHHQFSDELVVIEMSSRVGFGALNRLLAERTLNHELQMMRYAMRVRASLAELFHRGAGLQMLTREVCHLARNPAMALNARGQVAAHCGLGGRTLEALSKSVPQALAAGVPASQRAAMQHTRVDRVAGPDGSTWTCIASQINLGKTSHGWLAILVPFSILDARDLASHRVLAEQATAIIGSEMLRLQSVDEAEERARGDFIEALLHGRFSSDHDLQARADHHEIDINSSFGVFVAHGVLPEPTDNPATGMLRLARHAANICAQPSSRADATVIGDVIVVLRTLSQADDVDLSPEMDDFAQAMCQALEQRCGAPVAVTYGRVAHGAREIRNSYSQARITLGLARQLGRSGVSSYRDLRSFTVLAELTDTEHGQQLIEQFVEPLRTGPNLLETVTSYLTHGGNVCLAARALSVHRNTMLAKLDRISRTIDLDIREPENQFTLWLAIRLSMLANARTTANREATFG